One genomic window of Polyodon spathula isolate WHYD16114869_AA chromosome 8, ASM1765450v1, whole genome shotgun sequence includes the following:
- the LOC121319394 gene encoding bactericidal permeability-increasing protein-like, whose product MHLCCEVIMFPWWLLGFLALCPGSLCTNPGIIVRITQNGLAYGWQIGMVGLQQNLKSIKIPDMSGMEKVPLIDNVKYSLTEMQIVSVNLPQSAVRLSPGTGVVLSIGNAYIRIKGNWQVKYQTVIKDNGSFDLSVSGLTVSAGIGLSCDETRRPTVSSASCSTSIKEVKIKFHSQSSWMYNLFSNLIEKSLHKAFSDKICPLVSDAISGLNPQLKTLNVLAKVDRYSEVEYSLVSPPVITKNYIDLDLKGEFYNIGQHREPPFTAPPFSLPEQASRMLYVGVSEFTLNSAGFVYYSAGALHINVTDDMIPESSPLRLNTQTFGIFIPQIAQSYPTMSVKLTVQATKQPHVTMQPGNITVEVMGSFSVYVIKPDSTLAPLFIFDIEASTSANLLISGKKLVGSVTLNRVELFLQKSYVGPFQIHSLQTVLQQALKSVVLPKVNELLKEGFPLPAIKKINLVNTQIQILKDYVLIETDVDITGGPAKSRVHPDEAFRVVRLRETPLRL is encoded by the exons ATGCACCTGTGCTGTGAGGTCATAATGTTCCCTTGGTGGCTCTTGGGTTTCCTAGCCCTCTGCCCTGGGTCGCTCTGCACAAACCCTGGTATCATTGTGAGGATCACACAGAATGGACTGGCGTATG GGTGGCAGATAGGCATGGTTGGTTTGCAGCAGAATTTGAAGTCCATTAAAATCCCTGACATGTCGGGGATGGAGAAAGTGCCGCTAATTGACAACGTGAAGTACAGCTTGACAGA GATGCAGATTGTAAGTGTCAATCTTCCCCAGTCAGCAGTCAGGCTATCTCCAGGCACTGGGGTTGTCTTATCTATAGGCAATGCCTACATTAGGATCAAGGGGAACTGGCAAGTAAAATATCAAACGGTCAT TAAAGACAACGGCTCCTTCGATCTGTCAGTTAGTGGCCTGACAGTTTCGGCAGGTATTGGATTGTCCTGTGACGAGACGAGACGTCCCACAGTGTCGAGTGCCAGCTGCTCTACCAGCATCAAAGAAGTGAAAATCAAGTTCCATAGCCAGTCAAG CTGGATGTACAACCTGTTCTCAAATTTAATTGAGAAATCCCTTCACAAAGCATTCAGTGACAAG ATTTGTCCCTTGGTCTCTGATGCTATCAGTGGACTTAATCCTCAGCTGAAAACTTTAAATG TGCTGGCGAAGGTTGATCGGTACTCAGAAGTTGAATATTCCTTGGTTTCTCCCCCTGTGATCACAAAGAACTACATTGACTTGGACTTGAAG ggtgAGTTCTATAACATCGGGCAGCACCGTGAACCCCCCTTCACCGCGCCCCCCTTCTCCCTCCCCGAGCAGGCCAGCAGGATGCTGTACGTCGGGGTGTCTGAGTTCACTCTGAATTCTGCTGGCTTTGTATACTACAGCGCAGGAGCGCTCCACATCAACGTTACAGATGACATG ATTCCAGAATCATCCCCTCTTAGACTGAACACCCAAACATTTGGAATTTTCATCCCTCAG ATTGCGCAATCCTATCCTACCATGTCAGTGAAGCTCACTGTACAAGCCACCAAACAGCCACATGTAACCATGCAGCCCGGCAACATCACAGTTGAGGTGATGGGATCCTTCTCTGTCTACGTCATCAAACCCGACTCCACCCTAGCGCCCCTCTTCATTTTTGATATA GAAGCCAGCACCAGTGCCAACCTGCTTATTTCAGGGAAGAAACTGGTTGGATCTGTAACTCTGAACAG AGTGGAATTGTTCTTGCAGAAGAGCTACGTGGGGCCTTTCCAG ATTCATTCCCTGCAGACTGTGCTTCAGCAGGCTTTGAAATCTGTGGTGCTGCCCAAGGTTAATG AGCTCCTGAAAGAAGGATTCCCTCTCCCTGCCATTAAAAAGATTAACCTCGTTAATACTCAGATCCAGATTCTCAAG GACTATGTACTGATCGAGACAGACGTTGACATCACAGGAGGTCCAGCCAAGTCCAG